One genomic region from Colletotrichum lupini chromosome 7, complete sequence encodes:
- a CDS encoding FHA domain-containing protein, translating into MATWGFEASTPETHIRFSASFLSGHIQWLSGHISPDSYSSMAGLDAFFRPVPLFGAAALLRVAMLYYGLWQDANSAVKYTDIDYLVFTDAARFTAQGRSPYDRETYRYTPLLAWMLVPTAWQGWFSFGKVVFAVADLLAGFLIVRILERRGVEMGRALKFASIWLLNPMVATISTRGSSEGLLGVLVMALLWAVLERRITLAGLLLGFGVHFKIYPFIYAPAIVWWMDEEMLGRKGADPAQTQTIGEALVKFVNAERVKLAAVSLATFMGLNIAMYSIYGTPFLAHTYFHHVTRIDHRHNFSPYNVLLYLTSAFPSTATIRIESIAFLPQILLSTVLIPVILAKRDLATSMMAQTFAFVTFNKVCTSQYFLWYMVFLPIYLPGSTFLKNPKLGATALGLWIVSQAAWLQQGFNLEFLGISTFFPGLFASSVGFFLVNCWILGIMVSDGDSTALGSSKGVWLLPESGHVIRRHFPAMERVLQSQHPDHAPVRGAFLRRQIAMWLLETDGNVFEGRRLWLRPGKRYLFGRTDSEPGQLAISHKTISRKHLTIEVDNVSDGDSQHLSRRSTVTIEDLGTKTGTTVDGHKYKGEKHVVAAASAEIKMGGCPDMFRLTWQPVALTFSFSSREMQSDPFSRLRVDLEQLDVKLLADYNIQHTTHVVTKKRNTSKGLQALINGRYIVADSFVDAIVAAATPPEDDDITASSALETDFDGNWPDPLNHLPPRGGEPVERPPSAYAPDEARLEIFEGYTFIFYDKGQFDNLLAPITNGKGKALYTKVDPKSTTVDDFVLYVKTEAGEKGLGSFDDGSEGRGVVVVRFVPNKGDAVDWYADFFTQVSLRLDHRPIEQNEFLEAILIKDASILRRPLEMDPTQGPSSTTPQEEVARVDSNSMDIDQPTTSQNTLQESAPAPQPSATRSRVRRAPTRRFAGFDADDDDDDAFTPSVVESKSVEAEAGDEGLFVSQDAHASNDVAEPSPDTNRRSQRKRPAAQDDDIEDIIPTAAAVKRRRIAAGEEPVPRNESPEPAEPEPKPAPKVKKVKKEIDVLDVARQQREAMEARLKAEKEDLANLPDDVDLEQIRRLHIVEEMPLRQPPANRSHDKDDENGRWDPRWNGRKNFKRFKPRGELTGRPPQKVIVTLTQVKPKEFGIGDDYWLEDDSQRKKKGNESQKSGTAQDEPAPPPPPAAVSRPTSRQQRVVLSDDSEEDEDIPDTQAEPAPEPEPEPEPEPTPASRLRSTQATTATQSQNTTQSQSTRQTRGKRAAPEPAKEPPAKKPRATRQVIEVADSDDSEDELKFKFGRRR; encoded by the exons ATGGCAACATGGGGATTTGAAGCTTCAACCCCCGAAACTCACATTCGCTTCAGCGCATCGTTTCTTTCCGGGCATATTCAATGGCTTTCTGG TCACATCTCACCCGATTCATATTCCAGCATGGCCGGCCTCGACGCGTTCTTCCGGCCCGTGCCGCTCTTCGGCGCCGCCGCGCTCCTCCGTGTGGCGATGCTATACTACGGCCTGTGGCAGGACGCCAACTCCGCCGTCAAGTACACCGATATTGACTATCTGGTCTTCACCGATGCCGCTCGCTTCACTGCTCAAGGGCGCTCACCCTACGATCGCGAAACTTACCGCTACACGCCACTTTTGGCCTGGATGCTTGTGCCTACGGCGTGGCAAGGATGGTTCTCATTCGGCAAGGTTGTTTTCGCGGTCGCTGACTTGCTGGCCGGGTTCTTGATCGTGCGCATTCTCGAGAGACGTGGCGTGGAGATGGGGAGAGCACTGAAGTTTGCCAGTATCTGGCTGCTGAACCCCATGGTCGCAACGATCAGCACCCGTGGGAGCTCGGAGGGACTCCTGGGTGTGTTGGTCATGGCGCTGCTTTGGGCTGTGCTCGAAAGACGGATAACGCTGGCTGGGCTGTTGCTTGGCTTCGGAGTCCACTTCAAGATATATCCATTCATCTATGCGCCAGCAATTGTGTGGTGGATGGATGAGGAGATGCTCGGCCGAAAGGGGGCAGATCCCGCCCAGACGCAGACTATTGGCGAAGCCTTGGTCAAGTTTGTCAATGCTGAGAGAGTCAAGTTGGCCGCCGTCAGTCTCGCGACCTTCATGGGACTCAACATTGCCATGTATTCTAT CTATGGCACGCCATTCTTGGCGCACACCTACTTCCACCACGTCACCAGGATCGACCACAGGCACAACTTCAGCCCTTACAACGTGCTATTGTATTTGACGTCCGCTTTCCCTTCCACAGCTACCATCCGCATTGAATCTATCGCCTTTCTCCCACAGATCCTGCTGTCAACAGTGCTCATTCCGGTCATCTTAGCAAAGAGGGACCTTGCAACTTCGATGATGGCTCAGACCTTTGCTTTCGTGACCTTCAACAAAGTCTGTACAAGCCAG TATTTCTTGTGGTACATGGTCTTCCTGCCCATTTACCTCCCCGGCTCGACGTTTCTCAAGAACCCGAAGCTCGGGGCGACTGCTTTGGGCCTGTGGATTGTGTCCCAGGCTGCTTGGTTACAGCAGGGCTTCAATCTAGAGTTCTTGGGCATTAGCACCTTCTTCCCAGGCTTATTCGCGTCATCCGTAGGATTCTTCCTCGTTAACTGTTGGATCCTGGGCATCATGGTCAGCGATGGCGATTCAACAGCCTTG GGAAGCTCAAAGGGGGTGTGGTTGTTGCCTGAAAGTGGACACGTGATCCGGCGTCACTTTCCCGCGATGGAACGCGT GCTTCAAAGCCAGCACCCGGACCACGCGCCAGTCCGCGGCGCTTTCCTCCGTAGACAGATCGCAATGTGGCTATTAGAGACTGACGGTAATGTCTTCGAAG GGCGACGGCTTTGGCTCCGGCCAGGCAAACGATATCTCTTCGGCCGAACGGACTCGGAAC CCGGACAACTGGCCATCTCTCATAAGACCATCTCGCGCAAACATCTGACCATCGAGGTCGACAATGTGTCCGACGGCGATAGC CAACATCTCTCCCGCCGATCGACCGTCACAATCGAAGACTTGGGCACCAAGACCGGGACGACTGTAGACGGGCACAAATACAAGGGCGAGAAGCATGTCGTGGCCGCAGCTTCAGCAGAGATTAAGATGGGTGGCTGCCCTGACATGTTCCG CTTGACCTGGCAACCTGTGGCGCTCACGTTCAGCTTCTCAAGCCGAGAAATGCAGTCCGACCCCTTTTCGCGACTGCGTGTCGACCTTGAGCAGCTCGACGTGAAGTTGTTGGCGGATTATAACATTCAGCATACAACACACGTTGTCACAAAGAAGCGCAACACTTCCAAGGGATTGCAGGCGCTGATCAACGGAAGGTACATCGTTGCAGACTCCTTCGTGGACGCCATTGTCGCGGCCGCGACACCTCCAGAAGACGACGATATTACTGCATCCTCTGCTTTGGAAACGGACTTTGATGGCAACTGGCCAGATCCGTTGAATCATCTGCCTCCTCGTGGTGGCGAGCCTGTCGAAAGGCCTCCATCCGCGTATGCGCCGGACGAGGCCCGCTTGGAAATCTTTGAGGGGTATACCTTTATTTTCTACGACAAGGGACAGTTCGATAATCTTCTGGCGCCTATCACCAACGGCAAGGGCAAGGCTCTATACACAAAGGTCGATCCAAAGTCAACAACAGTGGACGACTTCGTTCTCTACGTTAAAACGGAAGCTGGCGAGAAAGGCCTCGGTTCATTTGACGACGGTAGCGAAGGACGAGGTGTCGTAGTTGTCCGCTTCGTACCGAACAAAGGTGACGCTGTGGATTGGTATGCCGACTTTTTCACTCAGGTCTCTCTCCGACTTGATCACAGACCCATCGAACAAAACGAGTTCCTCGAGGCCATCCTCATCAAAGATGCCAGCATATTGCGCCGGCCTTTGGAGATGGACCCGACGCAGGGCCCGTCAAGCACAACACCGCAAGAAGAGGTGGCAAGAGTTGACTCCAACTCAATGGATATAGATCAGCCGACTACGTCACAGAATACGCTACAAGAGTCTGCGCCCGCGCCTCAGCCTTCTGCTACCAGAAGTCGGGTGCGGAGGGCACCGACGAGACGCTTTGCTGGATTTGACgcggatgatgatgatgacgacgCCTTCACTCCTTCAGTTGTTGAGAGCAAATCGGTCGAGGCCGAAGCTGGGGACGAAGGATTGTTTGTTTCTCAAGACGCGCACGCGTCTAACGATGTAGCCGAACCATCACCAGATACGAACAGACGATCCCAAAGGAAACGCCCTGCAGCGCAGGACGATGACATTGAGGATATCATCCCGACAGCTGCCGCAGTGAAAAGGCGAAGGATCGCCGCCGGAGAAGAGCCTGTTCCGCGAAACGAATCACCCGAGCCCGCGGAACCGGAGCCAAAGCCTGCCCCCAAGGTCAAGAAGGTGAAGAAGGAGATTGACGTTCTAGACGTCGCCCGCCAGCAGAGGGAAGCGATGGAGGCCCGTCTCAAGGCAGAGAAGGAAGATTTAGCCAATTTGCCTGACGATGTTGACTTGGAGCAAATCCGCCGGTTGCACATCGTCGAGGAGATGCCTCTACGTCAGCCACCAGCCAACAGAAGTCACGATAAAGATGATGAGAATGGCAGGTGGGATCCACGGTGGAACGGGAGGAAGAATTTCAAGCGCTTCAAGCCGCGGGGTGAACTCACGGGGCGGCCACCTCAAAAGGTCATCGTGACCCTGACGCAAGTCAAGCCCAAGGAATTTGGTATCGGAGACGATTACTGGCTAGAGGACGACAGCCAGCgcaagaagaagggcaaCGAGAGCCAGAAGAGCGGCACAGCCCAGGACGAGCCTGCGCCCCCGCCACCGCCAGCAGCTGTGTCTCGGCCTACGTCGCGACAACAGCGTGTTGTCTTGAGTGATGACAGTGAAGAGGATGAAGACATACCCGATACCCAGGCTGAGCCCGCACCAGAGCCAGAGCCTGAACCTGAACCTGAGCCGACGCCGGCGTCACGGTTGAGGAGTACGCAGGCGACGACGGCTACGCAGTCACAGAACACCACGCAGAGCCAGTCGACGAGACAAACTCGCGGGAAGAGGGCCGCGCCGGAACCTGCCAAGGAGCCGCCAGCGAAGAAGCCGAGGGCCACGCGGCAAGTCATTGAAGTTGCGGATAGTGACGACAGCGAAGATGAGCTCAAGTTCAAGTTTGGCCGGAGGCGTTAA
- a CDS encoding translin family protein, with the protein MSKRDRDGNMRTHESKPKPAAPESQFTPMFMKFRDELDQHHDRRERIVKASRDVTALSKKIIFTCQRVNKLGDLPNFANKEIETRMGEIQKHLTSIENDIQGVNRYRYAHSLRCLEELVEALSFSHYLRNQTLISEEETAAAVPANVSITENDYMFGLFDLFGEMMRFATVTTAQTGQLAGIEGRNILMDIHELSSCFEILPEIPTRDFRGKMEVMRQSVRKVEKLGYGLAIRGTERPKGWVPDMKEDFDPSSLE; encoded by the exons ATGTCTAAGCGCGACCGGGATGGCAACATGCGGACTCATGAATCCAAACCGAAGCCGGCTGCGCCCGAGTCTCAATTCACCCCCATGTTCATGAAATTCCGCGATGAGCTAGATCAGCACCACGATCGTAGGGAGCGCATTGTCAAGGCATCGAGAGACGTCACCGCGTTGAGCAAGAAGAT CATTTTCACCTGCCAAAG AGTCAACAAGTTGGGCGACCTTCCAAACTTCGCCAACAAGGAGATCGAAACGCGCATGGGCGAGATTCAGAAGCATCTCACCTCCATTGAGAACGACATCCAAGGCGTCAACCGCTACCGCTATGCCCACTCTCTCCGCTGCCTAGAGGAGCTCGTTGAGGCCCTTTCCTTCTCCCACTACCTCCGAAACCAGACCCTCATCAGCGAGGAAGAGACAGCAGCGGCAGTCCCAGCCAACGTCTCAATCACCGAAAACGACTACATGTTTGGTCTCTTTGACCTCTTTGGCGAGATGATGCGTTTCGCTACGGTGACCACTGCCCAGACGGGTCAGCTGGCCGGCATAGAGGGCCGCAACATTCTGATGGATATCCATGAGCTGAGCAGCTGCTTCGAGATTCTTCCAGAGATTCCGACAAGAGACTTCAGGGGCAAAATGGAGGTGATGCGACAGTCAGTGCGCAAGGTAGAGAAGCTGGGCTATGGCTTGGCGATCCGGGGAACGGAACGGCCAAAAGGCTGGGTGCCTGACATGAAGGAGGACTTCGATCCTTCTTCTTTGGAATGA
- a CDS encoding RTM1, which yields MSTDGYFAPVPGVKPTKGGAYLWRYLPSKPAAILFLILFLLSSLYISWKIWRTRARFCIVFAVGCLFEVIGYGARASAHDKTDRIMTFAIQNMFIIIAPVLFAASIYMILGRIITSMHAEKYSMIRPAKLTKTFVLGDLVSFLIQGGASGMMVIQKPGLATWGERIVIIGLVVQIIMFGLFCAIAVVFHRRMRQAPTPDSLDGLIPWEQSLYMLYAVSLLIMVRSIFRVVEFAQGYTGYSLSHEWTLYVFDSLLMYLVTLLFAWRFPERLRPKEDLAL from the exons ATGTCTACGGATGGTTACTTCGCGCCAGTGCCAGGAGTTAAGCCTACCAAAGGAGGAGCCTACCTTTGGCGCTATCTCCCGAGCAAACCTGCGGCGATCCTATTTCTCATTCTATTTCTATTGTCTTCCCTCTACATCAGCTGGAAGATCTGGAGGACTCGTGCTCGCTTCTGCATCGTCTTTGCAGTAGGATGCCTCT TTGAAGTCATAGGATATGGAGCACGCGCTAGCGCCCACGACAAGACCGACAGAATCATGACGTTCGCCATCCAGAACATGTTCATCATCATCGCACCCGTCCTCTTTGCCGCCTCAATCTACATGATCCTCGGTCGAATTATCACGAGTATGCACGCCGAGAAATATTCGATGATCCGACCAGCCAAATTGACGAAGACGTTTGTCCTTGGAGATCTGGTTTCTTTCCTAATTCAGGGAGGCGCTTCAGGTATGATGGTGATCCAAAAGCCCGGTCTCGCGACTTGGGGTGAGAGGATCGTCATCATCGGCCTTGTTGTCCAGATCATCATGTTTGGCCTCTTCTGTGCTATCGCCGTCGTCTTCCACCGCAGAATGAGACAAGCACCCACTCCCGACTCCCTGGACGGCCTAATCCCATGGGAACAGAGCCTTTACATGCTTTATGCCGTCAGTCTGCTCATCATGGTTCGATCGATCTTCAGAGTTGTCGAGTTCGCTCAGGGATATACGGGTTACTCTCTTTCCCACGAATGGACACTTTACGTTTTCGACTCCCTTCTTATGTATCTCGTCACGTTGCTCTTCGCTTGGAGGTTCCCAGAGCGCTTGAGGCCTAAAGAGGATCTGGCTTTGTGA
- a CDS encoding isopenicillin-N N-acyltransferase, with amino-acid sequence MWYCGIQLSTLHPHLNNGKFRAREHSARMIDITVAGTHREIGFAVGRQAAKQVAGSIAFYRYFFKDFSGLEWSTVQVKTREFVPHLKAKFPSYYEEIEGIAEGAAVDVLDVVALNIRSEIAFGLFEAEPTRPTSTTSVEMAVDGCTALGWKTPGGSTFLSQNWDWKNEQKPNLIIVRAKPHGGPGIDLPAFQMITEAGIIGKIGFNEHGVGCLLNGIRAKGVNSERMPTHFALRTILESRSKREALKKIKSVGLAGSSHILLGDHSGPTGLECTSVGFRELPADEYGRVVHANNLILDHEGVLEPLWLVDSPKRTARMRELATLDVGENAGFKSLLELFKDEQNFPSSINRKQIGKNDSGTLFNVVFDLTERKGIISIGRTTEIEEQIEIGF; translated from the exons ATGTGGTATTGCG GGATCCAACTATCGACTCTGCATCCTCATCTCAACAATGGCAAATTTCGAGCGAGAGAACATTCTGCGAGGATGATTGACATCACTGTTGCTGGAACCCATCGAGAG ATCGGCTTTGCTGTAGGTCGTCAGGCTGCGAAGCAAGTTGCTGGGTCAATTGCCTTCTACCGTTATTTTTTCAAAGACTTCAGCGGGTTAGAGTGGTCCACAGTACAGGTGAAGACCCGAGAGTTTGTGCCACACCTCAAAGCCAAGTTTCCCTCATACTATGAAGAGATCGAAGGGATAGCAGAAGGTGCTGCCGTGGACGTTCTGGATGTTGTTGCATTGAACATACGAAGCGAGATCGCTTTTGGTCTCTTCGAAGCGGAACCGACAAGACCCACGTCAACTACATCAGTTGAAATGGCAGTGGACGGATGCACTGCACTAGGCTGGAAGACTCCTGGAGGGTCTACATTCCTCTCACAGAACTGGGACTGGAAGAACGAGCAAAAACCAAATTTGATTATCGTTCGCGCCAAACCGCATGGTGGGCCCGGCATCGATCTGCCAGCTTTCCAAATGATCACTGAAGCAGGTATCATTGGGAAAATTGGATTCAACGAGCACGGTGTTGGATGTCTCCTTAATGGGATCCGCGCGAAGGGCGTCAACTCAGAGCGTATGCCAACCCACTTTGCTCTGCGGACCATTCTGGAATCCAGGTCAAAAAGAGAAGCCCTGAAAAAGATAAAGAGCGTGGGGTTAGCTGGAAGCAGTCACATTCTTCTCGGCGACCACTCAGGCCCTACTGGCCTCGAGTGTACCAGCGTTGGGTTTAGGGAGCTGCCGGCTGATGAGTATGGTCGTGTCGTTCATGCCAATAACTTGATATTGGATCATGAGGGCGTTCTTGAGCCACTCTGGCTTGTAGATTCACCGAAACGTACTGCCCGTATGAGGGAGCTAGCAACGCTAGATGTTGGCGAGAACGCCGGCTTCAAGTCCTTGCTAGAGCTTTTCAAGGATGAACAAAACTTCCCAAGCTCCATCAACCGGAAGCAAATCGGAAAGAATGATTCTGGTACTCTTTTCAATGTGGTGTTTGATCTCACCGAAAGAAAGGGCATTATTTCCATTGGTCGGACGACGGAGATTGAGGAGCAGATCGAAATTGGATTCTAA